The following proteins are encoded in a genomic region of Chryseobacterium cucumeris:
- a CDS encoding DUF3472 domain-containing protein: MKVLKSIFSLITFFFAANLVSASGSGITCNGETYKIPLAGNAFITRPVSNGTEKITDYGLTNWTSSQAVVSTYFKVSSSGTLNIKVIAKVFFDKSSTIKVTVNGVSHKIFMKGTSFNTYSAGSFYVPAGYVKVDLQGVSKNGLYFGRISDLLIDGPAASGNTVFSNNPDYYYWARRGPSCHLGYVIPTSENVSYYYNEVTVPVGQDKVGSYFMVNGFGEGYFGMQVNSAQERRILFSVWSPFATDNPDSIPDDKKIKLNCKGENVTIGEFGNEGSGGQSYLKFPWKAGLTYKFLLKANPDGAASTDYTAWFFEPTAGSWKLIASWKRPYTNTYLKGFYSFVENFESENGYLGRRAEFGNQWIRTAQGQWMPVSKANFTVDATYTANQRVDASGGTVNNKFFLRNGGFTNEYTPVNTLLSVTAPAQAPNINLSALPYCNNTGTIQQRSAAAPENTDPIRLFPNPAHSFIQVNGLEGKQASYSIMNVQGKIINTGHTNGEEISISTLLDGIYMLNIYDGATIRKSLKFIKN; encoded by the coding sequence ATGAAAGTATTAAAATCTATTTTCTCATTAATTACATTCTTTTTCGCGGCCAATCTTGTATCGGCTTCAGGATCAGGCATTACCTGTAACGGAGAAACTTACAAAATTCCTCTTGCAGGAAATGCCTTTATAACCCGCCCGGTAAGTAATGGGACGGAGAAGATTACCGATTACGGACTGACAAACTGGACAAGTTCCCAAGCGGTAGTAAGCACCTATTTTAAAGTAAGCAGCAGCGGAACGTTAAACATTAAAGTAATCGCAAAAGTATTTTTTGATAAAAGCAGCACAATTAAGGTTACTGTCAATGGAGTTTCACACAAAATCTTTATGAAGGGAACCTCTTTTAATACTTATTCTGCAGGAAGCTTTTATGTACCCGCAGGATATGTAAAAGTAGATCTGCAGGGTGTCAGCAAAAACGGACTCTATTTCGGGCGCATATCTGATCTGCTGATTGACGGACCTGCAGCATCAGGAAATACTGTTTTCTCTAACAATCCGGATTACTATTATTGGGCAAGAAGAGGCCCTTCATGCCACTTGGGCTATGTTATTCCTACTTCTGAGAACGTTTCTTACTACTACAATGAAGTAACGGTGCCTGTTGGCCAGGATAAGGTGGGATCTTATTTTATGGTGAACGGTTTTGGAGAAGGATATTTTGGAATGCAGGTAAATAGTGCACAGGAAAGACGTATCTTATTTTCAGTATGGAGTCCCTTTGCAACAGACAACCCTGATTCAATTCCTGATGATAAAAAGATAAAATTAAACTGTAAAGGGGAGAATGTTACCATTGGAGAATTCGGTAATGAAGGCTCAGGAGGGCAAAGCTACCTGAAATTTCCATGGAAAGCCGGCCTTACCTATAAATTTCTGCTGAAAGCAAATCCGGATGGAGCAGCCAGTACAGATTATACAGCCTGGTTTTTTGAACCGACAGCCGGAAGCTGGAAACTGATTGCAAGCTGGAAAAGACCTTATACCAATACTTACTTAAAAGGATTTTACAGTTTTGTAGAAAATTTTGAGTCTGAAAATGGTTATCTGGGCAGAAGGGCTGAATTCGGCAACCAGTGGATAAGAACCGCACAGGGACAATGGATGCCGGTTTCAAAAGCGAATTTTACTGTGGATGCTACTTACACCGCCAATCAGAGAGTGGATGCTTCAGGAGGAACTGTAAATAATAAATTTTTCTTAAGAAACGGAGGATTTACCAATGAGTATACTCCGGTAAATACATTGCTGAGTGTTACTGCACCTGCACAGGCTCCGAATATTAATCTATCAGCTTTGCCGTACTGCAATAATACCGGCACCATACAACAGCGTTCTGCAGCGGCTCCTGAAAACACAGATCCTATCAGATTGTTCCCGAATCCTGCTCATAGCTTCATTCAGGTAAACGGACTGGAAGGTAAGCAGGCTTCGTACAGCATCATGAATGTGCAGGGTAAAATAATTAATACCGGACATACAAACGGAGAGGAAATATCAATCTCAACATTGCTGGATGGTATCTATATGCTCAATATATATGATGGTGCTACCATCAGAAAAAGTTTAAAGTTTATTAAAAATTAA
- a CDS encoding hydroxymethylglutaryl-CoA lyase, with protein sequence MFLTECPRDAMQGWGEFIPTDKKIDYINSLMDVGFDVLDCLSFVSPKAIPQMADSDEVAKNIDKSRSKTKVSAIIGNYRGAEKALKHESVDILGFPFSISETFQHRNTNKSQEEAFNEIIKMLELVKSEGKQLNIYFSMAFGNPYGEMWKWEDVDQWAQKFSDIGVKDILLSDTTGVATPETIALLFKKIPSKYPDINFGGHFHNRYEDSYSKLKAAYDQGCRRFDSAIKGIGGCPMAKDDLVGNMPTEQVINFMSVEKAEHKLNLLNFESSYNKAKDIFHF encoded by the coding sequence ATGTTTCTTACCGAATGTCCTAGAGATGCTATGCAGGGATGGGGAGAATTTATCCCTACCGATAAAAAAATAGATTATATCAACTCCTTGATGGATGTTGGTTTTGATGTATTGGATTGTCTGAGTTTTGTTTCTCCTAAAGCGATTCCGCAGATGGCTGACTCTGATGAGGTGGCAAAAAATATTGACAAATCACGCTCAAAGACTAAAGTTTCTGCCATTATAGGTAATTACAGAGGTGCCGAAAAAGCATTGAAACATGAGTCAGTAGATATTCTGGGCTTTCCGTTTTCTATTTCTGAAACGTTTCAGCACAGAAATACCAATAAAAGCCAGGAGGAAGCTTTTAATGAAATCATTAAAATGCTTGAACTGGTAAAAAGTGAAGGAAAGCAGCTTAATATCTATTTCTCTATGGCTTTTGGAAATCCGTATGGTGAAATGTGGAAATGGGAAGATGTTGATCAGTGGGCACAAAAATTCTCAGATATCGGAGTAAAAGATATCTTATTATCAGACACTACCGGAGTGGCTACTCCTGAAACCATTGCCCTTTTGTTTAAAAAAATACCTTCAAAATATCCGGATATCAACTTCGGAGGGCATTTTCATAACCGCTATGAAGATTCTTATTCAAAATTAAAAGCCGCTTACGATCAAGGCTGCCGAAGATTTGACAGTGCGATCAAAGGAATCGGAGGATGTCCTATGGCTAAGGATGATCTTGTAGGAAATATGCCTACAGAACAGGTGATCAATTTTATGAGTGTGGAAAAAGCTGAACATAAGCTGAACCTTCTGAACTTTGAGAGCTCTTACAACAAAGCGAAGGATATCTTTCATTTTTAA
- a CDS encoding tRNA-binding protein, with amino-acid sequence MTVKPDITWADFEKIDIRCGTILSVNDFEKARNPSYQLEIDFGDLGIRKSSAQITSLYTKDELIGKQILAVVNFPKKQIANFFSECLVLGLYGEDKKDVTLLTPSLPTKNGMQVG; translated from the coding sequence ATGACAGTAAAACCAGACATCACCTGGGCAGATTTTGAAAAAATAGACATCAGATGCGGAACCATTCTTTCAGTGAATGATTTTGAAAAAGCAAGAAACCCATCGTACCAGCTGGAGATAGATTTTGGAGACTTAGGAATCAGAAAATCATCTGCACAAATTACCTCTCTTTATACCAAAGATGAATTGATAGGAAAACAGATTTTAGCCGTAGTGAATTTTCCTAAAAAGCAGATTGCTAATTTCTTCAGCGAATGTCTGGTGTTAGGGCTTTATGGTGAAGACAAAAAAGATGTCACTCTTTTAACGCCATCATTACCCACAAAAAACGGAATGCAGGTAGGATAA
- a CDS encoding SUF system Fe-S cluster assembly protein gives MKFTDDQIADIGEEIIGVLKTVYDPEIPVDIYELGLIYDVQISDDADVKIIMTLTTPNCPVAETLPQEVKDKVAEVEHVKSVDLELTFEPSWNKDMMSEEAKFELGML, from the coding sequence ATGAAATTTACAGACGATCAAATTGCTGACATTGGTGAGGAAATCATTGGTGTATTAAAAACCGTATATGACCCTGAAATTCCGGTAGATATCTACGAATTAGGGCTGATTTACGATGTCCAGATCTCCGATGATGCTGACGTAAAAATTATAATGACACTTACTACTCCCAACTGTCCTGTAGCAGAAACACTTCCTCAGGAAGTAAAAGATAAAGTAGCTGAAGTAGAGCATGTGAAAAGTGTAGATTTAGAGCTTACTTTCGAACCGAGCTGGAATAAGGATATGATGAGCGAAGAGGCGAAGTTTGAGCTGGGAATGCTTTAG
- a CDS encoding LytR/AlgR family response regulator transcription factor, with amino-acid sequence MSSNIPKMKCLIIDDEPLARFHLKELAGQIDFLSVEGTCATALEADAKVKESEIDLLFLDINMPYLTGLEFLEQLENPPLCILTTAYSEYALEGFRLQVVDYLLKPIAFNRFYQAVNKAQQQFIISEKLKKNTSLDDPFLYVRQSDTFIKVSWVDILYIESMQNYTRLHFKDKSLIIHQTMKAIEESLPSDHFFRIHKSYLINITHIDMISGGRLFINKIELPISRTRKEELLNQVVYKKLISK; translated from the coding sequence ATGAGCTCTAATATTCCTAAAATGAAATGTCTTATTATTGATGATGAACCTCTGGCGAGATTCCATCTTAAAGAACTGGCCGGTCAGATTGATTTTTTATCGGTTGAAGGAACATGCGCAACAGCATTGGAAGCCGACGCAAAGGTAAAGGAGAGTGAAATAGACCTTCTTTTCCTTGATATCAATATGCCTTATCTTACGGGCCTTGAATTTCTGGAACAGCTTGAAAATCCTCCTTTATGTATTCTCACTACCGCTTATTCCGAATATGCGCTGGAAGGATTTCGGCTGCAGGTGGTTGATTATCTTTTAAAACCCATTGCCTTCAACCGGTTTTACCAGGCAGTAAATAAGGCTCAGCAGCAATTTATCATCAGTGAAAAGCTGAAAAAAAACACTTCGCTGGATGATCCTTTCCTGTATGTGAGACAGTCTGATACTTTCATTAAAGTTTCCTGGGTTGATATTCTGTACATTGAGAGTATGCAGAATTATACCAGGCTTCATTTTAAAGATAAATCATTGATTATTCATCAGACGATGAAAGCGATTGAAGAATCACTTCCTTCGGATCATTTTTTCAGGATTCATAAATCATACCTCATCAATATTACCCATATTGATATGATTTCCGGAGGACGTCTTTTTATTAATAAAATTGAGCTTCCCATCTCCCGGACCCGCAAAGAAGAATTGCTTAACCAAGTGGTTTATAAGAAATTAATCAGTAAGTAA
- the pepT gene encoding peptidase T: protein MSTIEFNPLWKEKLLNRFLSYVKIYSTSDAESETTPSTERQWDIANYITEELKTIGLEDVSIDSNGYIMGYVPSNLENDDRPTIGFISHYDTSPDFSGENVRPQVWENYDGNDLLLNQTTGFTLSPSRFESLKKYVGQTLITTDGNTLLGADDKAGCAEIVTAAEYLIAHPEIKHGRIAIGFTPDEEIGRGAHKFDVAKFGAEWAYTMDGGEVGELEYENFNAAGAVVKIHGLSVHPGYAYGKMINAALLAAEFAQMLPANETPATTKGFDGFYHLMDITADISEAKLQYIIRDHDADKFEARKKFMEEKVAEFNQKHGEGTAEVEIKEQYRNMKQQFEGKMHIVDLAAKAMTEAGIEPKIKAIRGGTDGAQLSYMGLPCPNIFAGGINFHGPYEYVALESMEKATEVIINIVKA from the coding sequence ATGAGTACAATAGAATTCAACCCTTTGTGGAAAGAAAAATTACTGAACCGTTTTCTTAGCTATGTAAAAATATATTCTACCAGTGATGCAGAAAGTGAAACAACACCTTCTACTGAACGTCAGTGGGATATTGCCAACTATATTACAGAAGAACTTAAGACCATCGGCCTGGAAGATGTTTCTATAGACAGCAACGGCTATATCATGGGATATGTTCCTTCTAATCTGGAAAATGATGACAGACCTACCATAGGGTTTATTTCCCATTATGATACTTCACCGGACTTCAGCGGAGAAAATGTAAGGCCCCAGGTATGGGAAAACTATGATGGAAATGATCTTCTTTTGAACCAGACAACAGGATTCACATTGTCTCCATCAAGATTTGAAAGCTTGAAAAAATATGTTGGTCAGACATTAATTACTACTGACGGAAATACGCTTCTTGGTGCTGATGATAAAGCCGGCTGTGCAGAGATTGTAACAGCAGCTGAATATCTTATCGCGCATCCGGAAATCAAACATGGAAGAATTGCTATAGGATTTACTCCGGATGAAGAGATTGGAAGAGGAGCGCATAAATTTGATGTCGCTAAATTTGGTGCAGAATGGGCTTATACAATGGATGGCGGAGAAGTTGGAGAACTTGAATATGAGAACTTTAACGCTGCCGGAGCTGTGGTGAAAATCCACGGATTAAGTGTTCACCCAGGTTATGCTTACGGAAAAATGATCAATGCAGCTCTTTTAGCTGCTGAATTTGCTCAAATGCTTCCTGCGAACGAAACACCTGCAACGACAAAAGGTTTTGACGGATTCTACCATTTGATGGATATTACAGCTGATATTTCTGAAGCTAAACTTCAATATATCATCCGTGATCATGATGCAGATAAATTTGAAGCCAGAAAGAAATTCATGGAAGAAAAAGTAGCTGAGTTCAACCAAAAACATGGGGAAGGAACTGCAGAAGTAGAGATTAAAGAGCAGTACAGAAACATGAAGCAGCAGTTTGAAGGTAAAATGCATATTGTAGACCTTGCTGCAAAAGCAATGACTGAAGCAGGTATTGAGCCTAAAATCAAGGCAATCAGAGGAGGTACAGACGGCGCACAGCTTTCCTATATGGGACTTCCCTGCCCGAATATCTTCGCGGGAGGAATCAACTTCCACGGACCATATGAGTATGTAGCTTTGGAAAGCATGGAAAAAGCAACTGAAGTCATTATTAACATTGTAAAAGCATAA
- a CDS encoding 3'-5' exonuclease, with translation MIQNIPLERILFLDIETVPQSASWNELSETEQYLWDKKTKFQRKEDVTAEQFYDRAGIMAEFGKIICITIGMVEKNETLKIKSFSGHDEKKMLQEFGEIFNSPRLYNVILCAHNGKEFDFPWIARRYLINGMQPPAPFQMFGKKPWEIPHIDTMELWKFGDYKSFVSLELLAHVFGIPTPKDDIDGSMVSSIYYIEKDLQRIVDYCEKDVLTLANIFRRMRQEDLLKRNINLD, from the coding sequence ATGATCCAAAATATTCCTTTAGAAAGAATTTTATTTCTTGATATTGAAACGGTTCCACAATCCGCCTCCTGGAACGAGTTATCAGAAACAGAGCAATATCTGTGGGATAAAAAAACAAAATTTCAGAGAAAAGAAGATGTTACGGCTGAACAATTTTATGACAGAGCCGGTATTATGGCCGAGTTTGGAAAAATCATCTGTATTACCATTGGAATGGTTGAAAAGAATGAAACATTAAAAATAAAGAGTTTTTCCGGGCATGATGAAAAGAAAATGCTTCAGGAATTTGGAGAAATCTTCAACAGCCCACGGCTTTATAATGTGATTCTCTGTGCCCACAACGGAAAAGAATTTGATTTTCCCTGGATTGCCAGACGCTATCTCATCAATGGGATGCAGCCACCGGCACCGTTTCAGATGTTTGGGAAAAAGCCCTGGGAAATTCCGCATATAGATACTATGGAACTCTGGAAGTTCGGGGATTATAAAAGTTTTGTCTCCCTGGAATTACTGGCGCATGTCTTTGGTATTCCTACTCCGAAAGATGATATTGACGGCTCAATGGTTTCATCAATTTACTACATAGAAAAAGACTTGCAGAGAATTGTTGACTATTGTGAAAAAGATGTCTTAACTTTGGCAAATATTTTCCGGCGCATGCGTCAGGAAGATTTGTTGAAAAGGAATATCAATCTAGATTAA
- a CDS encoding sulfurtransferase has translation MSPIISSFELKNIPGENLIILDARTGKEVKQNYLDKHIKGARFIDLDKDLAEIGENAAFGGRHPLPSVDKFAETLSNLGIASNSHLVVYDDKNASNAAARAWWMLRSFGFKNVQVLDGGMQAAEKAGLEFASGEEIFEKASLIKKDHWSFPVSSLEVVENELENDSSTVIDVRDAYRYKGESEPIDLVAGHIPGAINIPFSENLDESGNFLSPEILKEKYSQFLKDKPKHLIIHCGSGVTACHTILALDYAGFPVPDLYVGSWSEWSRREGKEIAKDI, from the coding sequence ATGTCTCCAATCATCTCATCATTCGAACTCAAAAATATCCCTGGTGAAAATCTTATTATTCTTGATGCAAGAACCGGAAAAGAGGTAAAACAAAACTACCTTGACAAGCACATTAAAGGAGCAAGGTTTATTGATCTGGATAAAGATCTGGCTGAAATAGGAGAGAATGCAGCTTTTGGTGGAAGACATCCGCTTCCTTCGGTAGACAAGTTTGCTGAAACCCTTTCAAACCTTGGAATTGCTTCAAATTCTCATCTTGTTGTCTATGATGACAAAAATGCTTCCAATGCAGCAGCACGTGCCTGGTGGATGCTGAGATCTTTTGGCTTTAAAAATGTTCAGGTCCTTGATGGCGGAATGCAGGCAGCGGAAAAAGCAGGTTTGGAATTTGCTTCAGGAGAAGAGATCTTTGAGAAAGCTTCTTTAATTAAAAAAGATCATTGGAGTTTTCCGGTTTCAAGTCTGGAAGTAGTTGAAAATGAATTGGAAAACGATTCTTCTACAGTTATTGATGTAAGAGATGCCTACCGGTATAAAGGAGAATCTGAGCCGATTGATCTGGTCGCGGGGCATATTCCGGGGGCGATCAATATTCCTTTTTCTGAAAACCTTGATGAAAGCGGAAATTTTCTGAGCCCGGAAATCTTAAAAGAAAAATACAGCCAATTCTTAAAAGATAAACCTAAACACCTTATTATTCATTGTGGATCAGGTGTTACAGCATGCCATACAATTTTAGCCCTGGATTATGCAGGATTTCCGGTTCCGGATCTGTATGTAGGTTCATGGAGTGAATGGAGCAGGAGAGAAGGAAAGGAAATAGCAAAAGATATTTAA
- a CDS encoding DUF6268 family outer membrane beta-barrel protein, with translation MKRTLLTALCCILPLGYWINAQSGLSAELKTEYIPASNYIRPEDSTKTNSKSDFKRVDLNLSIPLSVKKDTDGKVRAWSMLLSGSYAKMTHKNYETALFPDQMLNAQVGIQHMRPLGKKWSMMMTASVGVYTDLEKIDFDDLLGQGGILFIRHFNPNLSLGAGPVLTTAFGVPMILPWIYFDWKTNGKIKFKINFPEGMEAGYLFSDKFALKTVVELNGMTAERSINGKSMLLGYQQITAGLRPELKINDRLTVRLTGGTAILRSFSENDRKISSIFRDKKIADPRFSSTFYAAVSLRWNLP, from the coding sequence ATGAAAAGAACCCTTTTGACAGCTTTATGCTGTATATTACCATTAGGATACTGGATAAATGCACAGTCCGGGCTCTCTGCAGAGCTTAAAACAGAATACATTCCTGCATCCAATTACATCCGTCCGGAAGACAGTACAAAGACCAATTCCAAAAGCGATTTTAAAAGAGTAGATCTGAATCTAAGCATTCCTTTATCTGTAAAAAAAGATACTGATGGAAAAGTAAGGGCATGGTCTATGCTGCTGAGCGGATCATACGCAAAGATGACTCACAAAAATTACGAAACAGCATTATTTCCGGATCAGATGCTGAACGCACAGGTCGGAATACAGCATATGAGACCTTTAGGTAAAAAGTGGAGTATGATGATGACGGCATCCGTAGGAGTGTATACAGACCTTGAGAAAATAGATTTCGATGATTTACTGGGGCAGGGCGGAATTTTGTTTATCAGGCATTTTAATCCAAACCTTTCGTTAGGAGCCGGGCCGGTGCTAACTACTGCTTTTGGGGTCCCTATGATTTTACCATGGATTTATTTCGACTGGAAGACCAACGGAAAGATTAAATTCAAGATCAACTTCCCGGAAGGAATGGAAGCCGGATATCTTTTCTCGGATAAATTTGCTTTAAAAACCGTTGTAGAACTGAACGGAATGACGGCAGAGAGAAGTATAAACGGAAAATCGATGTTGTTAGGGTATCAGCAGATCACCGCAGGGCTCAGGCCGGAATTAAAAATCAATGACAGGCTCACCGTACGTCTCACGGGAGGAACAGCGATATTGAGAAGCTTTAGTGAAAATGACCGGAAAATCAGCAGCATTTTCAGAGACAAAAAAATAGCTGATCCAAGATTTTCAAGTACATTTTACGCTGCAGTATCATTACGCTGGAATCTGCCTTAA
- a CDS encoding sensor histidine kinase, whose protein sequence is MTKSFIVKEYIFTFIFWLVLAIVLWFNFQSTTESYLAMTQAAIIAAFSFTFTHFLTNKLLPKALREKKMKLFLIQLVMVIFMLSLVFSVIFTYLEVEPKDELPDNFRDHLPFLWKGFYMSLPASFLINGAACGVKFYNEHGRIERDHILLQQAHLENQLKLLQDQINPHVVFNILNHIHILMKTDTQLADFLLMKFSDILRYQLYHCNQPLVPLDKEIEYLQNLVEVEKLRWGNELDVKAQWQINNRKASIAPLLLVPFIENAFKYVCRLPGHKGYVKISCKEKNNSLYFYVENSYSDMATYKKKDGTGGIGLQNVKKRLKLQYPDSYDLKIESDNHIFRITLILTLSDSYEL, encoded by the coding sequence ATGACAAAATCTTTTATTGTAAAAGAATACATATTTACTTTTATTTTCTGGCTTGTATTAGCGATTGTATTGTGGTTTAATTTCCAGAGTACAACAGAAAGTTACCTTGCGATGACCCAGGCTGCGATCATTGCGGCATTCTCGTTTACATTTACTCACTTTTTAACCAATAAGCTTCTTCCTAAAGCACTTCGGGAAAAGAAAATGAAACTGTTCCTGATACAGCTGGTCATGGTAATTTTCATGCTTAGTCTGGTTTTCTCTGTTATATTCACCTATCTTGAAGTGGAACCCAAAGATGAGCTTCCGGACAACTTCAGAGATCATTTACCCTTTTTGTGGAAAGGCTTTTATATGTCCCTGCCTGCCTCTTTTCTGATCAACGGAGCAGCGTGTGGTGTAAAATTTTATAATGAACATGGAAGAATAGAGCGTGATCATATTCTCCTTCAGCAGGCTCATCTGGAAAACCAGCTCAAGCTTCTGCAGGATCAGATCAACCCGCATGTGGTATTTAATATCCTGAATCATATTCATATCCTGATGAAAACGGATACCCAGCTTGCCGATTTTTTACTGATGAAATTTTCGGATATTCTACGGTACCAGCTGTATCATTGCAATCAGCCACTGGTTCCTTTGGATAAAGAGATTGAGTATCTCCAAAACCTTGTTGAGGTAGAAAAACTGAGGTGGGGAAACGAGCTGGACGTAAAAGCCCAATGGCAGATCAATAACAGAAAAGCTTCTATTGCTCCACTACTTTTGGTACCTTTCATAGAAAATGCATTTAAATACGTTTGCAGGCTTCCGGGACATAAAGGTTATGTGAAAATCTCCTGTAAAGAAAAGAATAACAGTCTGTATTTTTATGTCGAAAACTCCTATTCGGATATGGCAACCTATAAAAAGAAGGACGGAACGGGCGGAATCGGTCTTCAAAATGTAAAAAAACGTTTAAAATTACAATATCCGGACTCTTATGATCTGAAAATCGAATCCGATAATCACATCTTTAGAATAACATTAATACTAACATTATCTGACAGTTATGAGCTCTAA
- a CDS encoding DUF4382 domain-containing protein: MKNLFIIGSSICLLSLASCNDSDEKGSATVNVRLTDGPAAYNAVNIDIQKIEINSNGEWTALNFPNPGVYNLLNFKNGTDVVLGQATLPEGNVSQMRMVLGPNNSVVVNGVTYPLQTPSAQQSGLKFNWNQTLSANGAYTVWIDFDAGRSIVTTGNGSYILKPVIRAFSELTNGQIKGYVQPQAAQAVVHAIMASDTISTAIPNPDGFFMFSGLPQGSYTVSYDAGNSTGYMDENTPNVSVSFGQVTNLGVKTLHQ; the protein is encoded by the coding sequence ATGAAGAATTTATTCATTATAGGAAGCAGTATCTGCTTATTATCCTTGGCATCATGTAATGATTCCGATGAAAAAGGTTCTGCTACAGTGAATGTAAGGCTTACAGACGGCCCTGCTGCATATAATGCCGTTAATATTGATATTCAAAAAATTGAAATTAACAGCAATGGAGAATGGACAGCATTAAACTTTCCAAATCCGGGAGTTTATAATCTTCTTAATTTTAAAAATGGAACTGATGTAGTTTTAGGACAGGCTACGCTCCCTGAGGGAAATGTTTCGCAGATGAGAATGGTACTGGGTCCTAATAATAGTGTGGTTGTAAACGGAGTAACTTATCCGCTGCAAACCCCATCGGCTCAACAGAGCGGACTGAAATTCAACTGGAATCAGACATTATCAGCAAACGGAGCATATACCGTGTGGATTGATTTTGATGCCGGAAGATCTATTGTAACGACAGGGAATGGATCATATATTTTAAAACCGGTGATACGGGCGTTCTCTGAACTTACCAACGGACAGATTAAAGGATATGTGCAGCCTCAGGCGGCGCAGGCAGTTGTTCACGCCATTATGGCTTCAGATACGATTTCTACGGCAATCCCTAACCCTGACGGATTTTTCATGTTTTCAGGGCTTCCGCAAGGAAGTTATACCGTTTCTTACGATGCCGGAAACAGCACTGGATATATGGATGAAAATACACCCAATGTATCAGTAAGCTTTGGTCAGGTTACCAATCTTGGGGTAAAAACCCTCCATCAATAA
- a CDS encoding porin family protein, which produces MKQQFFALSALILCIFCSMETKAQQTPAFHIGVKGGANFTKTSTESSLEGKYGFGYQAGVMTRVDIGKLYVQGEALFNKRKTSYQSQDGSSSKLSWNAIDIPVVVGYKLIKADDFNVRVFAGGVYSYAFNNKVSASQALHEGFKKFDKSNIGITGGVGLDYKNFTVDLRYETGLTSISKEFKSKPHSFSLGIGYFLF; this is translated from the coding sequence ATGAAGCAGCAATTTTTCGCTTTAAGTGCATTGATATTATGTATTTTTTGCAGTATGGAAACTAAAGCACAGCAGACTCCGGCTTTTCACATTGGGGTAAAGGGAGGGGCAAACTTTACAAAAACCTCCACGGAATCTTCTTTAGAAGGGAAATACGGATTCGGTTATCAGGCAGGTGTAATGACAAGAGTGGATATCGGAAAACTGTATGTGCAGGGAGAAGCTCTGTTCAACAAAAGAAAAACATCATACCAGTCCCAAGACGGAAGCTCTTCAAAACTTTCATGGAACGCTATTGATATTCCAGTGGTAGTAGGATATAAACTGATTAAAGCAGATGACTTTAATGTGAGAGTATTTGCCGGAGGCGTTTACAGCTATGCTTTCAACAATAAAGTGTCTGCGTCTCAGGCCCTTCATGAAGGATTTAAAAAGTTTGACAAATCCAATATTGGCATTACGGGAGGTGTAGGATTAGATTATAAGAACTTCACGGTAGATTTGAGATATGAAACCGGCCTTACAAGCATCAGTAAAGAATTTAAGTCCAAACCCCACAGTTTCTCCCTTGGGATAGGTTATTTCCTGTTCTAA